The genomic region TTCTGGGGATTTCTGGCGTGTTGAGGTGCGGAAACTTTACCCGGCGGCGAGTGATAAAAAACCGAAGTTCAGCTCGAAAACCTTATCCTTCAGTTGGCGGATTGTGGTGATTTCCTCAAAATCAATTTTCTCTATTGCTCGCGTGACCTGTTTACCCTGGTGGTTGATGGTAATTTCCACGGTTGATAGCAGCTTTTCAGAGATATAGCGTGATGTGGCAGCAGGGGCAGCAGAAAGCACCGAAAGTCCCACGGTAGCCAGGCCAGCCACGCCCATCGACACAATATCAGATGGCAGTGAATTAAATTCTCCCTGCCCCATTGCACGATAGATTTCCTCTGACAGTTCCTCGGCATCCCATGCTGACATTTCAGTTATCTGGAATTTCTTGCCGTTATCGCGCCCATCCTCAGCGATAAATTCAATGGTTTTTCTGCTCATTATGCCGGACTCGATGTGACTGATTCAAAATGGAAGACGGCAGGACGCGATTGCAATATCCTCTTGCCTGGTGGTATTTGCGTCCACGTATAGAGAACGCCATTAACAAAATTGTACTTCACACTTAATGCAGGAATGATCAGCGTCGCATTGCAGGCAAACTTGCCGACTGCCGTCCGTTCTGCTGCATACCACTTATCAATCAGTGATCCGGCGTTTGAGGTCGGCATAAGATTGACGGTGAAATCCTGCGGGTTGAAAATAAAGCCAGCGTGGTATTTCCCGTCAGCGGACATCATGTCTTCGGCATTCTGCAATGCTCCAGCCTCAAACATGTCTTCTGCGGCGTAATCATCAACATCAAATCCGCCCGGATAGAAGGATGGGACAACGATATTTAATTTTGAATTAGCGCTGGTAATGTCGATTGGCATCGCTTAATCCTTACAGAATGTTTGTTGAAGTCATATCGATGCTCTGGATTAACTGTCCATCGACGTAATAGAAGATAACCCCTTTGAGGCTTCGCTCAATTCTTGCTGTCCCTGTCTGCGTGGGGATGTACAGATACCAGCCTTCTGTATAAAGAGTGTTTGATATGTCTGAACCCACCGCATCATTAACAATGTTGATTTGCGACTGATCCAGTGTGACGCCTGTACGAATGGCACCGAAAGTTTTAGCACTGGCCGCCACATCAATAACGGCAGCAGAAACAGAGGCGTAACCAGTTGGGTTGAACGCATAAGATGCGTTTTGTGTAAAGAGACTGGCGAATGCAGAAACGAGATTAGCGTTAATCCACACCTGACTGATAAAGCTGTCCAGCCACAGGTATTTTCCACTGATTGAGCCATCAGAAACGTACTGAGCCAGCGTCTTATTCTGGCCGTAATAGCCGTAAAAGTTATATCCGTTAGACTCAAGCGCTGCGGCAGTTGAGTTGTCAGTAACATTAGGTGCAAGGCCGGAAAATGCACGGAATTTATATGACACACGTCCATTGGTGCGACTGAAGTTCAGTGATGCTGAATATGCCAGCGCCAGCACTGCATACAGGTAAGTGCCATATACCGCAAACACGTTCTCATAACCATTGGTCACCACAACGCTCTGCTGGAATGTCGCATCGTTATTAGCCACCGTGCCAGCATCTGAGGGGTCGTGATATGCGTACCCATATCGGTTGCTGGATGCGCTTACCCAGGCACACAGTTCTTCTTTCTGATCGTCGTCCAGTTCAACCAGGGAAGATGTCAGAACCCAATCCTGATTCTGATTAATAATGGATTCCATTGTATCGGTAATGCTGGTTGCCGCCGCACCCGGTGAAATCGTAGCAGCAGTGGCCGATGTTAATTTCAGGGCAGTGGCAGCAGTTCCTTCCTGCGCCAGAGAAACTTCGCTGTCAGCACCAGTAGTCGCAGAACGAATAATGAACCGACTCTGAACAGGTAACCAGTCAACTGTAACGCCGCTTCCAAAAGCGGCGGCAATAGCGGTTGCCGCATCGGTGAAGCTGGTAACAGAGGCAAGGTTTATTGATGTGCTGGTTACAGCAGCACCATCAACAGTTAATGTAATGGTCCCCGTAATGCCTTTTAGAGCAGCAATTTTAACGCCTTTAAAGCTTCCTGACATGAGCCAGCCGGAGACCGCCTCAAGAGCCAATCTCCCAAATAATACAGCCCCGGGGCGAACGGTGGAATTATCGTACCCTGACATATAAAGCGAGGCTGCAAGGTACTCTTTGCTGGTTGTGCCAAAAGCCAGGCCAACATCAGAAGCGCTGGTGTACTCCGCGACTTTGCCAACAGGAAGCAGTTCGTTATCTGACAAAAGAAGCCCGTAAACATCCAGTGCTGTTCCAGCAGCGCTTACGGTGGAAGGCGTGATTTTAAAATCACGCGATAATGGAATTTTGCTCATAAAGTCGCCTTATCAGCCTGGTTAATAGTGATTTGAGCCTTGTCGAAGAAGTCCTGCTGGACGTCTATCGTGATATGAACCTGCAAATACAGTGTGAGCATATAGCGCTCCTGCCACTGATTTTCGGCGTTGATCATGGGTGCCTGTATGGCCTCCGTGCTGTACAGCGGTGCCACGCGAGCGTCGATGGCCTTAATTGCATCATAGGCATATCCGGTTCGGAATAATGTTTCCAGTGCAATAGCTCTGTCACCAGCACCATCACCATAAATATCAACCTGTATTTCTGCCTGACGAACCTCAGTGAACCCAATGGAACTTGTGGACTGCACCCCGGTGTCTTTATTTTTCTCCCGACTGGTTGACAGCCTCCTGAACCGTAACGGCGTCAGGATGTTGAACTCACCTTTATCCATTGGCACTCTGTTGGCCTGTGCCTGTTCACACTTTCCAATGTGTGGTTCTGCGAAATCGGCCAGCACGTCAATCACGTCATCGATGGTCATATCGTTCATGTTGTCACCTGCAACTGCACCAGCAGACGACACCAGTCCGGCCACAGCTCCAGCGGCTCAATGACCAGCCAGGTTTCAGTGCCGATGATGAACAGGTCTCCACCCAGCACCTTCTCGCGATTCGTACCGTAAAAGTTGCCATCAACATGAATCGATTTGCACAGGCCTTGCAGGTTCATTCCATCTACATGCTGAAGGTCGCCACGGGATAGCGGCTGAAGCTGAATTGATATAGTCTGGGGTGGAAGGTACTTAGGAACCTTCTTTCGCCCCTCGCCCAATTCAAAGCCATCTGACACAAGCACCTCTGCATCCACAGAGGGGTTTACGCGACCAATGGCAGATTTAGCTATTTTGTGAAGATTCAATTTCACCTACCTCGTAATTGACATCTCCGATCATGACTCGCGTATCAACCAGAGGTTTATCTGATTTATTCGGCATGACTTTTCTGGAGCGGCGAATATGTAACGTTGTCGCAGACAATTTTGGCTCCATCAGTGATGCAATTGACTGCTTAACGTCTCCCTGAATTTGAGCGCCGACTACTTCAAGAACGTTATTAACTGGCAAGCCTGCACGTATACCTCGCCCCACCGCATCAGCCCACTCTGTTGAGTGCTCACTGATAGCATTGCGAAAGAATGGGCGTGGAAGTTGATTGTTGCCGGGGTTGCCGTATTCGTTAATTGCAGCCACCATCGCCACACTGGTTCCATCAGGGTAAGTTGCCTTGTCTATAAAGCCGACCTTAACCTGCTTCGAGTCCAGCCCCTTCGCCACCCCGTTAAGGAAATCGGCTATCTTCCCTGCCATATTCAGCTCCCCGGATAGTAGTTAGCCATGCGGTAAACTTTCGTCGCCTGCCAGAAACTCATTCCGTAAGGGCTTTGGGTATACCAGGAATACCTGAATTCCGTCGAGCCAATGTCCGCCGAAACGGACACACTCCCCTCTGACGCCGATGAAATGCGCCCGACCATTCCTGAACCACCGTTTTTCTGAGCGTCCCCATATTTCACATAAGCAAGATGCGCCATTAGCAGGTAGAGCAGTCGCTCCCGCTTCACGGCGTCGTCAACAAGTGAAAAGTCGGTGTTGTCCAGATAGTCCGTGGACTGGTCGAACAGGAATGGAAGGAGAGCGTCGGTGACGTTAGAAAATTCAGGGTACATGGCGCGGAAAATGGTGGTATTCAGATTCACAACGGCCATTTATCCCCCTTTGTCTTCCTTGACGTTCGCCGACTCTTTTGACGCCTGTTCAAGACCGGTTTTTACGTTCTCCCGCTCAAGACTGGCATCGGCCAGGGATTTTTCGTCTGACACGGCGAACACAATGCCATTTTTGATAAACTTCGAGTCTGCATGGTTTTTCTCGAATGCCTCCCACGCATCAGCAGGGACATCTTTTGTCATGCCGAAACCGTTAACCAGCGCAGAGGAATTTGCGCCCGCCAGGGTAATGACTTTATCATCGTGACGGAATGAAAGTCCGTTAGGCAGCTTACAGCCAATCACATACGTTGAGTTCTTAGCCATTTCTACACTCCCAGCATTTGAGCAAACAGGGTTGGCATGGTGATAACCGCGCCGTAAGTAGTGCCGGAGTGCTTTTGCTTCCAACTTGAAGTCATTGTGATAACGGGATGCGCACGGAGCTTTTCACTGAATGCGCAATATCCGGCATCCTGGCCCTGGGCGGTCTCAACAAACATTTGTACCAGCTCGCCAGCATCAGTGTCGTACTGAGGCGCTACCTCAACGCGAAGATTAGGGAAGGTGTCTTTAACCATCTTCTCGACGGTATTACCGAACACCTCGTTAGCGCGTTTGAACCATACGGATGCTTTGGGGCTCATTGCAAGCACCAGAGGTGAGGCCATATCAATACCATCGCCTACTGCGCCATTATTTCTTTCAACCAGGTCAGCATAAAGAGACAGAATATCGTTATAAATATCCACTACCTGCTTGGCAGACCACAGGGTCGCACCGCTTACAGTTGCGGGGGTGATTGGGGCCGGGAGATCCGGGTCATTGAGAATGCCGAAGTTCATCAACCCCGATACGCCGTAGAAGTAAAACTGATTCTGGGCCTGATTAAGGGTCCATGCGGCTGCACGTTGCTTTTCGGCAACATAAGGCAGCATCGCAAGACCGTAACGCTCTTGCTCAAGCTCTCCGTACGTCACCATAGTCTGGTAGCGATATACCTGACGATTTTCCCAGTGAGATGTCACCTGGTTAGCACCCTGGTCGCTGTAGTCGTCATACGCGACCACATCGCCGGATTGCTCAATGCGCTGGATCATCAGGGTGTCCTGCGCCCATGAGCCTTTTTTCTTCTCGCCGAGAATGTCTGTAGCCTTCTGCTTTGCGAAAATGGTCCGTACAATTTCAGGATCAATAAATGTTGAGACAACCGCAGGAATGCCGCCGTTAGCTGGCATAGTGGGCTGAATATCAGCATCCATTGCAAATTTAGTTACAGACGGGGGCAGGTAAATGCCGCGCGATTCAGCTTCCGCCTTGAAAGCTGAAAAATCAGCCTGGGTCAGTTGTGGCATTATGCTTTGCTCCATGTAGAAATAATCAATAAGTCGCCGATAGCGGCAGGGCTTGCCACATACCAGTCAGTTTCGACAGCGCCATCAATCGTTGCGCCAGCCGCGCCAGTTGCCAGCAAACCAGTCGCTAACACTGCGAACACTTTTTGCCCGACTGTTGCCACAGTTGTTGCCAGCGCCCAGAAATCACCACCTACTACCGGGGATGCCTCCCGGTATGCAGGGATGGTCATGCTGTTTGCCTGCAAATATCCGATTGTGGCGTTTGCATTGTTATAGATAAATCCAACTGGCGAACCCGTTCCGGTGTTGTCGAGTAATTTGGGATTGGTTGAATTGCGCCATGCAAAGCGAGTCATAATCAGTCCATTAGCACCCGCCTGAAATGCCCCAGGACCTCCAGCAGCGGCGATAATTGGCGAGTTTGAGGCAGGAGCACCAGCCTGACCAACGCCGGAATAGAGTTTTACGTTCTTTTGAAAAGACATATTATTTACCCTCGAAGAATGCTTTTACGGCGGTACGTGAGGTGTGAGTGATAGGGTTTGAGTCATTTGCCATTGCAGGGCGAGAGTAAGCCTTGAACACTGACTGTAACGCCGCTGCTGGCAACGTTGCATGTTCAGTGCAGCCCATCTGTTTCAATGCAGTGCGATAAACATCGTCAGCGCTGTCACAAGCCAAATCCCCCACCACAGGGCGGACGTCACGCTCGGCCTGACGCAAAGCAATATGACGCGCCTCTACGCGCTGAACTTCACGGCGGATAGCTTCATCCATCGCCAGCTTGTCGTCTTTTTTGTTTTCAGGCTTATCATCTTCATCATCAGCCGTTTTAGGCTTTTTATCTTTTTCGTCGTCATCTTCATCTTTGGCGACTTTGTCTTTTTCATCCTCAGAATCCTTTGCTACTTTCACGTCTTTTTGATCATCATCTTTGATAATTTCTTCGACTTTCTTTTCCATCTCTTCAGGGTTGGCATCGTTAGCCAGATGAGGCTTGAAGAGCGCCATAAGCTTCTGAATTTTTGACATCAGTTTGAGTCCTGTTGGTAGTGAGTCATAAACAAATACATCCGGGCCAGCCCGGCCACTTGGCACAATTGCCACATGGTTACAAACGATGTCACGCATGACGCCATCGTATGCTTCGCCCTCAAACACTCCCGGCGTCATATCCAGCCGATAGCGATAAGAAGATGAGATTTCACGCTGTTGCTTGTTTTCCACGCCGATGATCGAATTAGCGTCCCAGATAACCAGCGAGTTTTTCAGGTAGCCACCTTCGAATATGGCATTGCTGCCAGTCGCACCAATGATGGAGTCCTTTGGTGGATTGATAATGGAGACGGCAATGTGAGTGTTCAGAAGCGGCTTGTTATTAAATGTGTCTACTGCGCTCTCCAGCTCACCTGGATCACGCAATAACCGGTATGCCTTATCAGGCTCGAGTCCTAAATCTTCCCAGTTGGGGATTTCTTTTCCGTGATAGACACAAACATTTGCTTTGCTGATTGGGGTCAACTCAACATGAAGCATCCCGTCAACGTCATAGCGGCGAACGCTCGCCTTATCGAAGGCAAACTTCACATCTTTCATGTGCATTCCTGTTTTTCTGGCAATAAAAAAGGCCACCAAAGTGACCTTGTTTTTATCTATTTATTTAGAAAGGCAAAACAGGCTTCCAGGTACACCCGCAACCAGGCTCATCACCCGGTAATACGTACTGCCCTTTATCGCCAATTGGTAACCCTTTTTTTAGATCGAACTCCTGCCCATTGGCGTGAACATGCTTTACCCTGGGTTCATTGCCACCACCGCTGTGAATCCATATGCCGCGCTTGATGCCTGCGGCCTGCTGTCTTGCGTTGGACAAGGCGCTTGTAGCTTTCCTCACCTGGTCACGCGCAATAAACTCAGCACGACGCCTGGTGACACCATGTCGCTTACCAAAGCTGACTTCTATCTCATCTGCCAATAACTTGCGATCACCACCCTTCGCCACTGCACGAAACACCATCGACTCCACGTCAGTGAAATATTTCTCGGGAATTGAGCGTATTAACGACACATTCTCAGCAATGATAGCCTCACGTTTTTCAAGCATGGCGTCAGTCCACTGCATGTTGATGGTCATGGCGTCTTTGCGGGCGGAGGCTAGTAGCGAACGATCAACGGCTTCACCTGTTTTATTGGTGATGATTTCAGCTGTAGGCGTGGCTTTCGTTATGAAGCGATCAATCCATTTCCTTGACAGGGAACGCAACGCGCCAC from Erwinia tracheiphila harbors:
- a CDS encoding DUF4054 domain-containing protein; the protein is MAVVNLNTTIFRAMYPEFSNVTDALLPFLFDQSTDYLDNTDFSLVDDAVKRERLLYLLMAHLAYVKYGDAQKNGGSGMVGRISSASEGSVSVSADIGSTEFRYSWYTQSPYGMSFWQATKVYRMANYYPGS
- a CDS encoding structural cement protein Gp24, yielding MSFQKNVKLYSGVGQAGAPASNSPIIAAAGGPGAFQAGANGLIMTRFAWRNSTNPKLLDNTGTGSPVGFIYNNANATIGYLQANSMTIPAYREASPVVGGDFWALATTVATVGQKVFAVLATGLLATGAAGATIDGAVETDWYVASPAAIGDLLIISTWSKA
- a CDS encoding phage neck terminator protein: MNDMTIDDVIDVLADFAEPHIGKCEQAQANRVPMDKGEFNILTPLRFRRLSTSREKNKDTGVQSTSSIGFTEVRQAEIQVDIYGDGAGDRAIALETLFRTGYAYDAIKAIDARVAPLYSTEAIQAPMINAENQWQERYMLTLYLQVHITIDVQQDFFDKAQITINQADKATL
- a CDS encoding phage head morphogenesis protein, giving the protein MNYNAGNIIWYRSELLAIIREMNDDVKKHIIPIFEDNPLAMDANPVQLLRGALRSLSRKWIDRFITKATPTAEIITNKTGEAVDRSLLASARKDAMTINMQWTDAMLEKREAIIAENVSLIRSIPEKYFTDVESMVFRAVAKGGDRKLLADEIEVSFGKRHGVTRRRAEFIARDQVRKATSALSNARQQAAGIKRGIWIHSGGGNEPRVKHVHANGQEFDLKKGLPIGDKGQYVLPGDEPGCGCTWKPVLPF
- a CDS encoding DUF3383 domain-containing protein — encoded protein: MSKIPLSRDFKITPSTVSAAGTALDVYGLLLSDNELLPVGKVAEYTSASDVGLAFGTTSKEYLAASLYMSGYDNSTVRPGAVLFGRLALEAVSGWLMSGSFKGVKIAALKGITGTITLTVDGAAVTSTSINLASVTSFTDAATAIAAAFGSGVTVDWLPVQSRFIIRSATTGADSEVSLAQEGTAATALKLTSATAATISPGAAATSITDTMESIINQNQDWVLTSSLVELDDDQKEELCAWVSASSNRYGYAYHDPSDAGTVANNDATFQQSVVVTNGYENVFAVYGTYLYAVLALAYSASLNFSRTNGRVSYKFRAFSGLAPNVTDNSTAAALESNGYNFYGYYGQNKTLAQYVSDGSISGKYLWLDSFISQVWINANLVSAFASLFTQNASYAFNPTGYASVSAAVIDVAASAKTFGAIRTGVTLDQSQINIVNDAVGSDISNTLYTEGWYLYIPTQTGTARIERSLKGVIFYYVDGQLIQSIDMTSTNIL
- a CDS encoding phage tail fiber protein, with amino-acid sequence MPIDITSANSKLNIVVPSFYPGGFDVDDYAAEDMFEAGALQNAEDMMSADGKYHAGFIFNPQDFTVNLMPTSNAGSLIDKWYAAERTAVGKFACNATLIIPALSVKYNFVNGVLYTWTQIPPGKRILQSRPAVFHFESVTSSPA
- a CDS encoding DUF2213 domain-containing protein: MKDVKFAFDKASVRRYDVDGMLHVELTPISKANVCVYHGKEIPNWEDLGLEPDKAYRLLRDPGELESAVDTFNNKPLLNTHIAVSIINPPKDSIIGATGSNAIFEGGYLKNSLVIWDANSIIGVENKQQREISSSYRYRLDMTPGVFEGEAYDGVMRDIVCNHVAIVPSGRAGPDVFVYDSLPTGLKLMSKIQKLMALFKPHLANDANPEEMEKKVEEIIKDDDQKDVKVAKDSEDEKDKVAKDEDDDEKDKKPKTADDEDDKPENKKDDKLAMDEAIRREVQRVEARHIALRQAERDVRPVVGDLACDSADDVYRTALKQMGCTEHATLPAAALQSVFKAYSRPAMANDSNPITHTSRTAVKAFFEGK